A stretch of the Musa acuminata AAA Group cultivar baxijiao chromosome BXJ2-7, Cavendish_Baxijiao_AAA, whole genome shotgun sequence genome encodes the following:
- the LOC103991855 gene encoding BRI1 kinase inhibitor 1-like yields the protein MATQKLQDKELKEDNDIGAPSPPPPSSETSPAHEFSFSSSLQPSFTSIPNHKTLIYNKNTATILNLPSAGDIFSHGHQLHLHPPSQPSVAAPCSRNVFAGSFSRPLEHTRSGLSLDRHLIDHRDSARENEESIKNKTFSFFFRHRKWRKEGDSGDKEEVKKKKKKGFDMSCWIAKKYSSTMEIFFGEKHELLRWPYRKKRDGWWKKKGQLSAPTSMRTSPSNSGRLSATTLTFASSADSAVEEIHSGIQAAIAHCKSSNTNKDEKCKCYHVK from the coding sequence ATGGCGACGCAGAAGCTTCAGGACAAGGAACTGAAAGAAGACAACGACATTGGAGCTCCTTCACCTCCACCTCCATCCTCGGAGACTTCTCCTGCTCATGAGTTCTCCTTCTCAAGCTCCCTCCAACCTTCTTTTACttccataccaaatcataaaaccctCATATACAACAAGAACACAGCAACAATACTCAACTTGCCCTCCGCCGGCGACATATTCTCCCACGGACACCAACTTCACCTCCACCCACCGTCACAACCGTCCGTTGCAGCTCCCTGCTCCCGTAACGTCTTCGCCGGAAGCTTCAGCCGTCCTCTGGAGCATACCAGAAGTGGTCTAAGCCTCGATCGTCATCTCATCGATCATCGTGATAGTGCCCGTGAGAACGAAGAGAGTATAAAAAACAAGACCTTCTCCTTCTTTTTCCGACACAGGAAGTGGCGGAAGGAGGGCGACAGCGGAGACAAGGAAGAggttaagaagaagaaaaagaaagggttcGACATGAGCTGCTGGATAGCAAAGAAGTACTCAAGCACGATGGAGATCTTCTTCGGGGAGAAGCATGAGCTCCTTCGGTGGCCATACCGCAAAAAAAGGGATGGATGGTGGAAGAAGAAGGGACAGCTATCGGCGCCGACCTCCATGAGGACATCTCCCTCCAACAGCGGCCGCCTCTCGGCGACGACATTGACGTTCGCTTCCTCGGCTGACAGTGCAGTGGAAGAAATCCACAGTGGGATTCAGGCTGCTATTGCTCACTGTAAGAGTTCTAATACCAACAAAGATGAGAAATGTAAATGCTATCATGTGAAATGA
- the LOC103991541 gene encoding probable protein phosphatase 2C 12, protein MAAKAGRSVPLGVLLMKEQTSEKIEDPDILYGQANQSKKGEDFTLLKAECQRVPGDGVTTFSVFALFDGHNGSAAAIYSKENLLNNILNAIPSNLNRDEWLAALPRALVAGFIKTDKDFQTKARSSGTTVTFVIIDGWVVTVASVGDSRCILESAEGSIYCLSADHRLDVNEEEVERITASGGEVGRLNVVGGAEIGPLRVWPGGLCLSRSIGDMDVGEFIVPVPYVKQIKVSSTGGRLIISSDGVWDALTFEMVCNGCRGLSADAAASQIVKDAVHGKGLRDDTTCIVVDMLPPEKLTPTVPPPKKQGMGVFKNMFRRKSSESSLHSDRDCLPESDLVEEIFEEGSASLAQRLEADYPIRNMFKLFVCAVCQVEMKPGEGISVHADDSSEPGKLRPWDGPFLCQSCQEKKDAMEGKKTSTDSISRKSSGSE, encoded by the exons ATGGCGGCGAAGGCGGGGAGGTCGGTGCCGCTGGGGGTGCTGTTGATGAAGGAGCAAACGAGCGAGAAGATCGAGGATCCGGACATTCTGTATGGGCAAGCCAATCAGAGCAAGAAGGGGGAGGATTTCACACTCCTTAAGGCCGAGTGCCAGCGGGTTCCCGGGGACGGCGTCACCACTTTCTCCGTCTTCGCC TTATTTGATGGACATAATGGTTCTGCTGCTGCCATATACTCTAAAGAGAATCTCTTGAACAATATCTTAAATGCCATTCCTTCAAATCTGAATCGAGATGAGTGGCTAGCAGCATTACCAAGAGCTTTGGTTGCAGGATTCATAAAAACAGATAAAGACTTTCAAACTAAAG CTCGTTCTTCAGGAACTACTGTCACATTTGTCATAATAGATGGGTGGGTAGTAACTGTAGCATCAGTTGGTGATTCACGATGCATACTTGAATCTGCTGAAGGTTCTATATATTGTTTGTCAGCAGATCATCGGCTGGATGTTAATGAAGAAGA GGTTGAGCGTATAACGGCAAGTGGAGGTGAGGTTGGGAGATTAAATGTTGTTGGAGGTGCAGAG ATAGGCCCTCTTAGAGTCTGGCCAGGTGGCTTATGCTTATCAAGGTCAATTGGGGATATGGATGTTGGTGAATTTATTGTTCCAGTTCCTTATGTCAAGCAAATAAAG GTATCGAGTACTGGAGGTCGGCTTATCATCTCAAGTGATGGTGTCTGGGATGCTTTGACTTTTGAAATGGTTTGCAATGGCTGTCGTGGCCTATCAGCAGATGCTGCTGCAAGCCAAATTGTTAAG GATGCTGTGCACGGCAAAGGACTACGAGATGATACTACCTGCATTGTTGTCGATATGTTACCACCTGAAAAGTTAACCCCTACTGTACCACCACCAAAGAAGCAAGGAATGGGGGTGTTCAAAAATATGTTCCGTAGAAAGTCTTCTGAGTCATCTTTGCATTCAGATAGGGACTGCTTACCAGAGTCAGATCTAGTGGAAGAAATCTTTGAGGAAGGATCTGCATCACTGGCGCAAAG GCTAGAGGCTGACTATCCCATCCGCAACATGTTCAAACTTTTTGTCTGTGCAGTTTGCCAAGTGGAGATGAAACCTGGTGAAGGAATTTCTGTCCATGCTGATGATTCATCAGAACCTGGTAAGTTGCGACCATGGGATGGTCCTTTCCTTTGCCAGAGTTGCCAAGAAAAAAAGGATGCAATGGAAGGGAAAAAAACTTCAACAG ATTCCATATCCAGAAAGAGCTCCGGAAGTGAGTAG